attctgttaaCGGTCTGTATTTTCAGATTGCAGGCTGGTATTTAACTATGAGGGTCTTTTCAGGTTATTTTCAAGGAGGCTTAAGCTCCCAACTCTCTCACTTTTGAAATGGGActtaggtccttttgaaaattttatcttttaaaattctCCTGTATAATTGTAGTAGCTTACTAGACCTGTCATAATTCAGTTTTTAGAGAAGATTGGAATGAAGAAAAGTGGTGAGTTGGTAATTTTGCAATCAGGGAATGAGTCTAAGTACACTAGTAAAATGTGTGTTCTGGGACCAGAGTCATCCAATGTTAAAAGTAACTAAATCTGACATTATTTTTGTAAGCAGGTTCCAACTATGTTTGAGAGGTACAgagaatttaaatttaatttttttaaatcgaACTCTTCACATTGATGCTTATTTCCAGGCTTACTATAATTTATGTTTAAATAGCGGGAATCAGTTGAGCTTGCCTTAAGACTTCTGGATGAAGATGAGATTAGAGGCTACAAATTGCATGTTGAAGTAGCAAAGTTTCAACTAAAGGGGGAGTATGATGCAagcaaaaagaagaagaaatgcaaagacTACAAGAAGAAGCTGTCTCAACAACAAAAGTTTGTAACTTTTTTCAGTATAATGTGTTTTTTCTAAATGTCTTGGCTAAAACAGTTTCTCATAATAATTTGTTATACCAATAACTAAAGATCAAAGATTAGCTTAGAGTGTTACAATGTAGATTCTTTTAGTGTTTTTAAATATGGTGGGAGTTCTTGAATTTGCAGAACTCTGAAGACTCAGTTTAATCTCTTGTGATTGATCATAAAAGGAGACAGCATCTTTCAGCTTCATGCATGTTGTCATTGGTTAAacttacaaatatattagaacaATTAGCATGAATTCCCAGTTAGTATCTGGAGACACACACTGCTTTCTGTTTTTGCTTGTTTATATGCTGACACATGCTTTCAGCATTCAGgtgcttttattttataaaaattcTTAAGTAGAGTGAAATTACATGTGACCCTAAAGAATTAAGCAATTCTTGTTGTTGGAACCAAGAAAATTCCATATAAAAACTTATTTTGATAATGCATAGGTTGGAATATTCAGTATTATAAAAtttctggattctgtttttcttcgAGGAATAAAGGCATTACTTTACTGTTAGtacctttttttaaagttagcTAGATGTGAGATATACCCACCTCTGGGCTTTCTTGTCTATTTTTACAGTGGTTTCTCTGTCCCTAGGAGAAACGGGCTAGGCATGGGAAATAGTGAACCTATGAAGGTGGTTCTGTCAAGTTggggtaggcaataatttttgatggaggtgAGGTGGATTGGGGGAggtcactccaagaatttggtaagtggtgaagggctgcactcttttgggatctgggatggagattgggtgcagaagggagctcagggtagggaacTGGAGGTAGAGGGCATGTgggatctggaagggagtttTGGTAGAGGAGGAGGTTGCAACCTGGGGGCGgagttttggggtgcagggtctgggagggaatatGGGTGCTGAAGAGGATTCTGACTTGCAGGGTGTGGGGATTTGGGTTGTAACATTGGGCTCAAGAGTCTGGGAAGGGGTGTAGgaatgtggggtgggtgggtgcgtgcgtgcgtgcacacagAGTGTTTGGTTTACTTAGaggtgcagagaggggctggggtgccagaggcgggctgtggccaggaggtgaATGCCTAATTGGCTGTTGGCCAGCAGTCCCTTCAGGCAGGTTCTCTGTCTCTCAGGCCCCTACACGCTGCTCAGGATGGCTGGGTGCAGTGGCTAACTGCTGCTCGTAATGCCACAAGCCCTGGAGGGTGGGTACTTTTACACACTGCTGGCCCTGGAAACAGGCAGCTCCCTCTGGCCAGTTTCTGGGCACTGGGGGCTGACTTTGTGCTGGGGATAGGGTAGCACACTCTCTTTTCCCCCTGCCAGTATTCTCACACATATCAgcccccttccttcccttcctcctcccccttgcagccAGCCGGCCAATCTGAGCagtgtgcaggggctgggcagaaagGGAATCCATGAGCCATATTTTGCCTTCCCCTATATCGAGCAAAAAGTAAACAATATACTTTCCCCTTTGCTCTTACATGTTACTTAAAAATCAGTGCATGAAAATACTTTAACTTTCTTTTAAATGACTCGTGTTCCTTTAAATTGAAAACCTAAATAGCTTGCATAGCAACCTTCATAAAAATCCAAGAACTCTTCACCAGAAGCAGCAGAAATAAGCAATTTCACTCAATCAGACTTTTCTGACATTGATATTAATGGAATCAAGCTCAGTTTCAGAATATTACGGGAGGTACAATTTCTACAAGTGCTAATCAAAATGAGAATTCACAAAACATACATTAAGAGCAAAATTTGAGGTTTGGCAAAGGTGTATATCACGGCATGataattttgaaatgtgttaTAAAGATGAAGTACTTGAAATGCAAGCAGTAAAATTTTACTGCAAGACAGTGTCATGTCAAAAATTTTCCAAGACCTTTTTGGGAATCTTTTATATGTTTGTACTTTACAGCATACCcagttttaactttttttaaaaattactcctAGTCTGAAATGACAGTGGTGACTTCAAATATTTTGTCCTAAATTGTTCAAGGCATTTAATAGCCCAGTTATGTTTCTCTGCTTCCTCTTCTTATCCTAGGTTCTAGTTCAGTTGCAGTCCACAGAGTATTTGTGAATGTTCAGTAGACTACACTGACTACTGATGTTAAATTTGGTTTATCTGTATTATGTGCCATTGTGCGTGTTTCTGGTTTTTGAAGCCACTTCATAAGAGGAACAGTGACTTACAGCTCGCCTTTCTGTTCCATTTTCTAGAagatttaaataattttgaacCAAAGTAACTAGCGCTGTTGAAATCTGTGCGTCAAATTaacgattttttttttcagcaaataCTTGTAGAAACTGAGAGGCACAACAATATCTCCTTACTATTGCTTTGTTTCATTAGACAGTTGGATTGGAGGCCTGAGAAGAAAGATGCTACAGTTCGAAAGCGACATGAGCGTGTTGTTATCATCAGGAACATGTTCCATCCAAAGGATTTTGAGGTAGGAATAACGTGAAAAATTAAGTGAAGTTGATAGTGCTGGCAGTAGTCAACATTGGTCATCACTTGTAAGACTGTATTTTCAATTACATATAACATTGCCAAATGTTAAGTGTGTTCAGGCAGAATACTTCCATGCTAAGTGTTTGCCTCAGGCTAAATGCTTTTTGAAACCATCAGTTAAAATGGTTCCTCCACTTCCAAGTATAAATCTAGGGAAAGGTATTGCGTTGCCCTGTTAATTTGGGGGTGAGAAGGTTGTTTAAGTACTTCATGGAGAagctctaaagcagtggttcccaaacttttcagcaccatgtcctcccttttgatttttgagatctttatgccccccacctctttaccatcatccaaccccgtttttaaccaaaaattcattatttaaaatagacacaaatgtgatacaaaaatgttatttaaaatcaaaataagcaCAGCTAGTTTTTcgtggcccaaaaatttaataaaaatgtaatttaacatcagaaacagcagaaacaaaattaacTTAATGTGAAGGATTACACtgtattttcttcacaagttgggaaatcctagctttgaaagatgaaagtgcacaatgcaaattgtttttgacatccagtcaatttttgtttcatttttaatgtgagtaaacttgaaaagcttttttcacaggggtacatttacaaaaatggaagaataatatgtaGCACTTTGTCCCCAACTTTCAAATagattgggaaatattttatccaaagtTCCTCCAAGCTTGGTTTGAATATTTTCACTATTTTCTAGAAATATATTTAAGGTAGCATTAGGTATTCCATTTGTGTCCTTTCAGTCAAGAAGTTCCCCTGATACCAATATTGAATTTGCCTTCATTCCCAGCTGTTATCCATTTCACAAATTAAATCTCTCTCGTTTCCAATTGCTTATAGATTTATGCTTGTACCATTCATTTACACTCAGCTGAGCAGTAACTGAGAGGCAGCCTTTCACAACACTGCTTTTTAAAGTACCCACAGTAGGACACTGGAAATAAAAAAGGACAGCCAAAAATCCTTGGGATTGAGAAATCATCCCAATTTCAGTAAAACTAGATCTTACATCCAGAATCTCAACTCTGGTAACATTAAAACCATTGTACTCATCCCTGATCACTTGTTTGTTCTCTGAACTTCCTCTGTTTCATAAAGCTTTTTGGGTATCTGGAAAAGAATTTTGTATTTGAGTGAAGTCAACCTCTAAAAATCAAAGTAGTTACAATATTAGCAGATCACTTAGGGAAACAATTTGTTTAATACAAAGAATTTGGATTTTTTTGCAACATGCTATGTAAGTGAAAGTGCCCATTGTTTTTGCTGTACAATAATTATGCCAGTATTGATCCTTTAAACTGTAGGACTtaatggccgtgtctgcactagccaaaaactttgaaatggccatgcaaatggccatttcagagtttactaatgaagtgctgaaatacatattcagtgcctcattagcatgtgggcggccatggcactttgaaattggcacgTCTTGCCACCGAGCGGCTCATCCAgagagggctccttttcgaaaggaccccggctactttgaagtccccttattcctatgatcagatgggaataaagggacttcgaagtagctgaggtcctttcgaaaaggagccccgtctggacgagctgtgtcaatttcgaagtgccatgtcTTCACGCGTGCTAgttaggcgctgaatatgtatttcagtgcttcattagtaaacttggaaatggccatttgcatggccattttgaagtttttggctagtgtagacgtagccagtgtgaatTTCAGTCTGCAGTTTATACACAGTTAATGGAATTTTCAGCTTAATTCTTGTTTAAGCTAATTTTTATCTATTTGCAGGAAGATCCTTTAGTACTGAATGAGATCAGGGAAGACCTACGAACAGAATGTGAAAAGTTTGGAACAGTAAAGAAGGTCCTCCTATTTGATGTAGGTATTTTTTTACTAAGCTGTATGAGTATAATTACTATAACCTGTTCAGATTGAATATACAAGATGTTCGTGTTCTACAAATTGTGAGTGAGATTTCTGGTTCTCTGAAATTCTTTTCATGCAATCCTAAAATTTTATTATTCAGAATTTCAAATGTTCAGTTCTACAGGGTGAGCTTGCCTTTGTCTAAATGCAGCATTCAACCCTGTCAAAAGTTTTGTGGGCATATGCAGTGCAAGTTGAAAAGGATGCACCCATGCAATTGCAAATAGCTAAaatcagcttttttttaaacatgggatGGTGTATAAAAAAGATCTGAAGTACTTTACTTGAAAATATAGCATTGAAAACCTTACTTGTAAAGTATTAAAGAtggtgctgtttcaaaattggAAAAGAAGAGAAGGGTATATATTTCAAAAGTGTATGGCCACAGACAGGCTTGTGCATATGTCTGCAAATACAACTGCCTGATTTTTTAGAAGGCCAGAGTAAAAATCACTGGAACAAAATTTAATTCCTGTTTAAAATAGAGAGGTGTACATACGATAgggtttttcctttttcttacaGCGACACCCAGATGGCGTGGCCTCCGTTTCATTTAAAGAACCAGAGGAAGCTGATCTGTGCATACAGACTCTCAATGGAAGGTGGTTTGGTGGTCGTCAGCTAAGTGCTGAAACATGGGATGGTGCAACAGATTATCAGGCAATCCTTCCTTGTCTTAAActaaattttaattttgaaacatACTTAACTGTGACTCTTTAATTTTTAATATAGAGGACATAAGAGAGTTGTAAAATtgggtatttaaatattttttaaattttgttgtaAAATtgggtatttaaatatttttttcaaaggacAAATTTAAAGCTTGTCTTACCTGGAGATGTCAGTTATGTGGGGTCCCCTCTGgcctatttttgttttgttaaaattgtTTTTGATACAGTTGGCAAAAACCTTGATTATCTTGATTGTACGCTTCAGGTAAACTGTTCAGTAATTCATTGTTAACAATTTCTGTAACTAGCATAATGGGTctaattagcttaatgaaaaCTTACGGTATTAATACAGTCAGTGTTGAATATAATAAACTGTTGCATAGTTTTGCCGAGTACAAACTGCCTTTTTTCAGTAAAGGAAAAGGGTGGATTTCTTGTAGCAATTTTCATTAAGGTTTATTTGTACAcaggtggaagagacctcaagagagagagaggaaaggctCAAGCTATGGGGATCGTTTTTAGAAGAGCCTAATGAAGAAAAGCAGAAAACAGCAGCTGCCTCAGAGTCTACAGCTAGTAGTGTAAAACTACCTGAAGATCAGCCTTCAAAAGATAATGGCACATCTAAAGGTGATGTGAATGATGCAGCTTGTAAGAGAGAGGATAATGGTGAAGGCATTAATGAAGATGGCACTCCGTCAACAGACAGCAGCCTTGCAGGCAGTGATGATGAAACCGAAACATAACATTTCTAATGTTTCACAAAAGCATGCTTTTTAGGGTGGTGATTGGATTTCTCTTATCCTGTGCTTCAGGGTGACTATAGACAGTGTTCACATGTTTTATATGCATATTTGATGTCATCAGCTTCATGCTTTGAAATTTTCATTAAAAGTGTAGTTAATGAAGATCTACAAAATTTCTTATTAATTGGCTGTTGTTCAACCTAAATATCTCAAGTTGCCAAGAGTTCAGCAGAACTGATGAGGCTTCTTGTGTCAGACATTTGCTTGTCAGTGTTTAAATTATATAACTGTGAAGTGTATGTGAACTCCAGAGTTTGAACAATTACACAGTTGAAAACATTTTAGTAATGTACAAAATATTAAACTAgatttgaatgtttgttttagtTTCCCTGGACTTTTGGAACTTgattttttcctgtttaaaaaaaaaaaaaaaaaacctgtcaaaaGCGCTCAAGCTTTAACAGAACAGTTGTTGCAGTAAGGCCCAAAAGTATGTTCACCCTGTACATGTATTGCCATATTGGGCATTTTAAATAAGAGATCATGGCACACGAAATTGTTGCTCAGTCTACAAAAGTGAAAATTCTTGCTATAGCCTACAGTGAGCCACAGATAAGTGAAGataatttaaaatcaaaatgttcaGTTTAGAGGGGCCTCCTCAATGTTGATGTAGACAAGTTGTGAGTATTTTGAGGTGCTTAGGACCTGTAAACACTTCAGCACTGGAACACTAAATAAAACTGACC
The nucleotide sequence above comes from Carettochelys insculpta isolate YL-2023 chromosome 13, ASM3395843v1, whole genome shotgun sequence. Encoded proteins:
- the HTATSF1 gene encoding 17S U2 SnRNP complex component HTATSF1, giving the protein MSGGSDGNEEFYQQLRLQQLDEARRSGEGEPDPFTYVDPADGTAYEWDREKKAWFPKVTEDFLATYHANYGFPTDSLDSSSASKTESKLAVDSRTAGAQQSTNRKASQQTDPKQKGEKRKLEAGWFHVEEDKNTNVYVTGLPPDITKDEFIQVMSKCGIIMRDPQTEEHKIKLYKDKQGNLKGDGLCCYLKRESVELALRLLDEDEIRGYKLHVEVAKFQLKGEYDASKKKKKCKDYKKKLSQQQKQLDWRPEKKDATVRKRHERVVIIRNMFHPKDFEEDPLVLNEIREDLRTECEKFGTVKKVLLFDRHPDGVASVSFKEPEEADLCIQTLNGRWFGGRQLSAETWDGATDYQVEETSREREERLKLWGSFLEEPNEEKQKTAAASESTASSVKLPEDQPSKDNGTSKGDVNDAACKREDNGEGINEDGTPSTDSSLAGSDDETET